The following DNA comes from Fervidibacillus albus.
TGAAAAAACGGGAGGATATGAAATACGTTTCTTTTATTCCTTTATCCACTGGAGTAGATAGTTTGACATTGACTGGTTTTAAATATCCTTTACGAAATCGTCATATTCCCTTTGGCTCAACATTATGTATAAGTAACGAACTAATTGAAGAATATGGTACTTATTCATTCCAAAAAGGCATATTATTGATAGTAGAAAGTAGTGACGGATTAGGTGGCCAAAATTGATGTTCCACATCCCAGTTTAATGAATCAAATCCGTTTCTTTTTGGGGAGTTATGCTTGTTTGAGCCAAGGAGGGATCGATGAGTGAAATTTTATACGATTAAACTGCCCCGATTTCTCGGTGGGTTTGTTCGTGCATTATTAGGTGTTTTCAAAAAAAAATAATAGCTCTTTCACCGATCAACAGGCAATAAAATAACCCTTTGTCCCGAATGAAGGAGACAAAGGGTTTTTACTTGTTTTGAAAAACGTACATCGTGATCGCCTCGTTTAGAACGAAACGATTACACACGTTCAACTTTACCGGATTTTAAAGCGCGTGCGGAAACATACACACGTTTCGGTTTTCCGTCAACTAATATACGTACCTTTTGAAGGTTTGCTCCCCAAGAACGTTTATTCGCATTCATCGCATGGGAACGGGAATTTCCGTACGATGTTTTCTTCCCTGTAACAACACATTTACGTGCCATGGTTTTCCCTCCTTACTCAAAAAAATCAATGTAAAAAATGCAAAAAGATACTAAAATAATGTATCACAGTTTCTCCTATATTGCAATAGGAATCCTGTTCAATAGAAAAAATCCGAAATAAACCTTGACATATTCCACCATTTTTCGCTTTATAATAATAGACAGGTTAGAGGTCTTTTAATATTGAACGGAATATAGTAAAATAAGTCATAGTCTGTTTTATTATTTAACACCGTATATCCGTAAAGGGGGAAAAAGGATGTCCATTGAATTAAAAACGAAATACGGCCAAATTGAAATCTCCAATGACACGATCGCCCAAATTTGTGGCGGTGCGACAGTTGATAGTTACGGCGTCGTAGGCATGGCATCTAAAAATCAAATTAAAGACGGAATCTCTGAAATCTTACGGAAGGAAAATTATTCCCGAGGCGTAATCGTCCGTAAAGAAGAAGATCAAATACATATCGACTTGTATATTATCGTCGGTTACGGAACGAAAATTTCAGAAGTAGCCCACAATGTGCAACAAAAAGTACAGTACGATTTGGAACAAATTATCGGTTTAAAACCTGATTCAATCAATATTTTTGTTCAAGGTGTTCGTGTTACGACCCCATAAGAAGGAGGAAAAAGTGTGTCAATTACAGTCATCGACGGAAAACGGTTTGCCGAAATGGTTTTTTATGGGGCAAACCATCTGTCAAAAAATGCAAAATATGTGGATTCGTTAAACGTCTTCCCCGTACCTGATGGGGATACGGGAACGAATATGAATTTATCTATTCAATCGGGTGCTAGGGAAGTAAGGGAGCATATCCAACCCCATATTGGAAAAGTCGGGGCCTCTTTAGCGAAAGGATTACTCATGGGCGCTCGAGGAAACTCCGGTGTCATTTTGTCCCAATTATTCCGCGGCTTTTCCAAATCGATTGAAGACAAGGAAACGATTGGTACCATCGATTTTGCCGAAGCATTAAAATACGGTGTCGAAACGGCCTATAAAGCGGTGATGCGACCGGTTGAAGGAACGATTTTAACCGTCGCAAAGGACGCGGCGAACAAAGCGGAGGAAGTGGCTAGTCAGACGAACGACATGACCGTTTTAATGGAGGAAGTCGTAAAAGAGGCAAAAGCTTCATTGAAACGTACACCGGACCTTCTCCCTGTATTAAAAGAAGTCGGTGTTGTCGATAGTGGTGGTCAAGGTCTCGTCTTTGTTTATGAAGGATTTTTAGCCCAATTAAACGGTGCCCAATTGGAAGGAATCGATGCGCCTGAAGTGTCGATGGAACAATTGGTCAAACAGGAACATCATAAAAGTGTTCAAACTTTCCTAGATACAGAGGACATCGAATTCGGATATTGTACTGAATTTATGGTAAAGCTTCAGCCGGAAAAATTAAAATCGAATCCTTTCGATGAAAATCAATTTCGAAATGATATTAGTAGATTCGGCGACTCTTTGCTTGTCATTAGCGACGACGAAATTGTAAAGGTGCATATTCATTCCGAACAACCAGGGGAAGTTTTAACATTTGGTCAAAAATACGGTGAATTGATTAACTTAAAGATCGAAAATATGCGCCAACAACATACGTCGATTTTAGAACAGGAAAAAACGACTCCTGTCCAAGCGGTTCCGAATAAAAAGGAAGAAGAATATGGACTCGTTACCGTCGCTATGGGAAGTGGAATTCGCGATTTGTTTCAATCAATCGGTGCCCATGTCGTAATTGAAGGTGGCCAAACGATGAATCCGAGTACGGAAGATATCGTAAATGCGATTGAACAATGTCCTGCAAAAAAAGTGTTTGTTTTCCCGAACAATAAAAATATTATTTTAGCTGCAGAACAAGCGAGGGATGTGAGCAAGCAGGAAGTCATCGTCATTCCGACGAAAAATGTTCCCCAAGGAGTGGCTGCCATGCTCGCTTTCAACCCGAATGTTGAAGTGGAACAAAATAAAACGACGATGATCGAAGCGATGGCACAAGTGAAATCCGGTCAAATCACGTATGCGGTACGGGATACGAAAATCGACGGACTGACGATTGAAAAAGATGATTTTATGGGAATTCAAGATGGTGAAATCGTCGTTTCGGACAAAAATATCGCCGTAGCTTCGAAGAAATTGTTGGAAAAAATGATCGATGAAGATAGTGAAATAGTAACGATTTTAAAAGGCGAAGATGCCTCCGACGAATTGGTGGAACAAATTGTCCAATTTATTGAAGACAATTACCCAGATGTGGAAGTGGAAGTCCACGATGGAAAACAACCGTTGTACCATTTTATTTTCTCAGTGGAATAATCACGATGCGAACGACACCCCAATTGCTATAATCGATCAGCAATTGGCGGTGTTTTTATTATTATTCAACGAATCGTCAACTCGAGACTGGGACGGGTCAGTACAATTGGTTTCAATTGCGACCTAATCATAATATAATATGAAAGAAGGGATCATCCGTTTCTTTTCAACGGAAGAATTCGGACATTTTCCATTACCACGTGAAAAACGAGTCCATTTAAAAAAATATGGAAATGGCGATGGATAGAAGGGATGGGATATGATGAAATTCCGCAGTGTTTTTGATATTATCGGCCCGGTCATGATCGGACCATCAAGCTCCCATACGGCTGGAGCTGCGCGAATCGGACGGGTGGCGCGAACAATTTTCGGAAGGGAACCAAAGTGGGCAAAAATCCATCTATACGGATCTTTTGCAGAAACGTACCGAGGTCACGGAACGGATGTGGCAATCGTAGGTGGTTTACTCGATTTTGAAACATATGACAATCGGATTGTCCAGTCTTTGGAATTGGCAAAAAGTTATGGCATCGACGTGGAATTTATTGAAGAAGAAACGGTGATGGATCATCCGAACACTGTAAAAATCCATATGGGTGATCAAAACGGACAATTGGAATTGGTGGGCGTATCCATCGGCGGTGGAAAAATTGAAATTGATGAAATAAACGGTTTCAAACTAAAATTGACGGGTGAACATCCAGCGATTATCGTGTTGAATAACGACCGTTTCGGATGTATCGCAGGGGTGGCAAGTATATTAGCCAAAAATGAAATTAATATCGGGCATATGCAAGTTTCTCG
Coding sequences within:
- the spoVM gene encoding stage V sporulation protein SpoVM, whose protein sequence is MKFYTIKLPRFLGGFVRALLGVFKKK
- the rpmB gene encoding 50S ribosomal protein L28, producing the protein MARKCVVTGKKTSYGNSRSHAMNANKRSWGANLQKVRILVDGKPKRVYVSARALKSGKVERV
- a CDS encoding Asp23/Gls24 family envelope stress response protein translates to MSIELKTKYGQIEISNDTIAQICGGATVDSYGVVGMASKNQIKDGISEILRKENYSRGVIVRKEEDQIHIDLYIIVGYGTKISEVAHNVQQKVQYDLEQIIGLKPDSINIFVQGVRVTTP
- a CDS encoding DAK2 domain-containing protein, which gives rise to MSITVIDGKRFAEMVFYGANHLSKNAKYVDSLNVFPVPDGDTGTNMNLSIQSGAREVREHIQPHIGKVGASLAKGLLMGARGNSGVILSQLFRGFSKSIEDKETIGTIDFAEALKYGVETAYKAVMRPVEGTILTVAKDAANKAEEVASQTNDMTVLMEEVVKEAKASLKRTPDLLPVLKEVGVVDSGGQGLVFVYEGFLAQLNGAQLEGIDAPEVSMEQLVKQEHHKSVQTFLDTEDIEFGYCTEFMVKLQPEKLKSNPFDENQFRNDISRFGDSLLVISDDEIVKVHIHSEQPGEVLTFGQKYGELINLKIENMRQQHTSILEQEKTTPVQAVPNKKEEEYGLVTVAMGSGIRDLFQSIGAHVVIEGGQTMNPSTEDIVNAIEQCPAKKVFVFPNNKNIILAAEQARDVSKQEVIVIPTKNVPQGVAAMLAFNPNVEVEQNKTTMIEAMAQVKSGQITYAVRDTKIDGLTIEKDDFMGIQDGEIVVSDKNIAVASKKLLEKMIDEDSEIVTILKGEDASDELVEQIVQFIEDNYPDVEVEVHDGKQPLYHFIFSVE
- the sdaAB gene encoding L-serine ammonia-lyase, iron-sulfur-dependent subunit beta, encoding MKFRSVFDIIGPVMIGPSSSHTAGAARIGRVARTIFGREPKWAKIHLYGSFAETYRGHGTDVAIVGGLLDFETYDNRIVQSLELAKSYGIDVEFIEEETVMDHPNTVKIHMGDQNGQLELVGVSIGGGKIEIDEINGFKLKLTGEHPAIIVLNNDRFGCIAGVASILAKNEINIGHMQVSRKEKGKLALMVLETDENVEETILQQIESLPNILQVARIVE